The Hymenobacter sp. DG25A nucleotide sequence CAAATCCTACCTGCTTTTTATACCACACCAACCAGTCACGGGTGTTGTTGCGCATGTAGTCGGCGCCCTGGGCGGGGTTGTAGGTAGCGTTGGAGCTCTGACCATACGAGCCATTGTAGTAGCTCACATCGGGGCCAAAATACACGGCATTCCAGTCGCCGGAGGTAGAGTTGTTGCCGGGGTTGGGGTTGAAGTTCTGCCAGTTTTTGGAGAAGCGTCCGTTACGGGCCAGGTAGTTGGCTGCATCTTCGGCCGAGGCCGGCTTGGTATAGCTCACGTACCGGAAGTTCTTGTACTTGCTGGTGGTATAGTCTTCCCAGGCGGCGGGGTCCTGGCCACCGGCGCCGGATTGCGAGCCGGCACCATCTACGTGGTTCAGGACAATGTCCTGCACCACTTCAATACCGTTGGCGTGCAGAATAGCTACGGCACGTAGCAGCTCATCTTTGGTGCCCAGGCGCGTACCTACAAAGCCTTTTTGGTACTTATCGCCCAAATCGTAGTTATCGAAAGGGGAGTAGCCATTGCCCTGATTACCATTTTTAACGGATGGCGGCAGCCACACGGCATCAATGCCCATGGCTTTCAGGCGGGGAGCCAGCTGGGCAATGTAGTTAGCCCAGCCGTTGGGGTAATTGCTGTTCCAATAGTCCCACCAGAAGCCCTGAAGGACGATTTTCTGGGCCTGCGCCGGTCGGTTGGCACCGAGCATTAGGCAGCCGAGAAGACACAGGAGGGCAACAGCCCTCCCGAAAGGAGTACGCGTGTGCATAAGCAGTGGGAATTGGGGAGTGGAAAAGAGAGATTATTCCCAGATCGGGGGTGGCCGAAAAGGGGTCTTAAATTAGTGAAATACTATTATCATACAGCTGGGAGGGACTATATAAAATTTGGATATTCACAATTTGAGTAGTTCTGATATGAATTATAAGCCCGCTATATATGTTCAGCCCACTACATACTGTTATTATAACTGACCCATCAGTCGTTTTTTACGTATAGTCGGCAGAGCTTCTGTTTACAGCGGAAGCCCAGAACTCCGATCCAACCTGAATACCTGATATGGAAAAGCCAAGTGTTATTCGCCGGAACCGTCTGAAGCGCCGGGCGCGTCGGGCCGCACGTCGTATCCTGCCATTCGTAGCTTCGCTATTTATGGCCACTCCGCTGGCTACCCCCATGGGCTCTACCCAGGCCCGTGCCACTGCTGCTGAACACCGCTTGCCCACTGCCGCCGAGTTGCGGACCAGCGCTTTTGCCCATACCACCCGCCAGTTGTACCAACAACTGGGCGTGGAGGCCACCGGCCTGCGCTACGAGGTGTTTGAGAAGGCCCTGACGGGCTACCTCAACCTGAAAGGCGAAGGGAAGCTGAGCGAAGACAAGCAACTGCTTACGGTCATCGACTTTGAGAAGCCTTCCACGGAAAAGCGCCTCTGGGTGCTGGACCTGGCCCAGAAGCAGATTCTGTTTAACACGCTGGTGGCCCACGGCCACAACTCCGGCGAAAACGTGGCGACTTCCTTCTCCAACGAGAATGAGTCTAACATGAGTAGCCTGGGCTTTTATGTAACTCAGAGCGAGTATTACGGCAAGCACGGCCGCTCCCTTAAGCTGCAGGGCGTAGACGAAGGCTACAACGATAACGCCATGATGCGCTCTGTTGTCATGCACGGCGCCGACTATGTAAGCGAAGACTTCATTAAGCAGTTCGGCCGCTTGGGCCGCAGCCTGGGTTGCCCGGCGCTGCCCATGGATCAGTACTCTCAGATTATTGATACTGTGAATGGCGGCACCTGCCTGTACCTGAACGGCTCCGATACCTCCTTCAACTCCCGCTACCTCAACAAGGACGTAGCAATGGATACTTTCTTCAAGGATGGCGCGCTGATCTAAGCCGCCCTCACCTCCAATAAAAAAAGCCCGCTTGCATTGCTGCAAGCGGGCTTTTTGTGTTTTTAAACTTTACAGCGAAAGGCCAAATTTCTTGCCGACCGTTTCCAGGTCCTGTACCACCGGCATCAGCAACGGAATACCTTCCAGCAGGCGGTGCGCTGCGGTTTCGCGCTCCGGGTCGCCGGGGATGAGCACCTGCTGGCCGGGTACGGCGCGGGCGTTGCGGAAGGTGGAAATCCAGTTATCCATGTGCGTCTTGAATTCGGCGGCGGGGCGGAAAGCATCTACGCGCATCGCCCCAAAGAAATGCCCGATGCCTTGGCCTACCGGGTCGGCAGGGGGCTGCAGGAAAGCCACGAAGGGCGGCACCCAGGGGCCATAGTTAGCGCCGGAAAGCACGGCGGAGAAGATATCCACCACGCTGCCCAGGCAGTAGCCTTTGTGGGAGCCGGTTTCACCGCCCAGGGGCTGCAGGGCACCGCCGTCTTTCAGCTCATTGGGGTTGAGGGAAGTGTTGCCGTCTTTATCCTGAATCCAACCGGCCGGGGCAGGCTGATTCTTGCGCTGCAGGATTTCCAGCTTGCCATTGGCCGCAGTGGTGGTAGCGAAATCAGCTACAAAATCGGGCTGGTCGCCGGCGGGAATGGCTACGGCTATGGGGTTGGTGCCCAGCAGCCGGTCCAGGGAGTTGGTGGGGGCCACCAGCGGCGAGGCGTTGGTCATGGCTATGCCAATCATGTCGTGCGGTAGCGCTTTCATGGCATGGTAGCCCGCAATACCAAAGTGGTTGGAATTGCGCACCGATACCCAGCCCGTGCCGGCCAGCTGTGCTTTCTCAATGGCTACCTGCATAGCCTTGGGGCCTACTACCAACCCCAAACCACCATCCCCATCTACCACGGCAGTGCTGGGCGTTTCGTACGTCACACCCACCCGCGGCGTGGCATTGATACGGCCGGCTTCCCACAGGCGCACATACCCAATCAGGCGGGCCACGCCGTGGGAATCGATGCCGCGCAAATCAGCGGAAAGCAGCGTTTCCGTGGCCAGCGTAGCATCATCCTCCGAACAGCCCATGCTTTGGAAGACAGACTCGGTGAAAGCGAAGAGGTGGTTGTAGGAGAAGTTGGAAGTCATTGGGAAGGGGTATTCAGAATTTCATGCTGTTCAAAAGTCGTCCGTCATGTCGAGCGAAGTCGAAACATCTCGCGTAGGGTCGTTACCACAGTAACTGTCATGCTGAGCTTGTCGAAGCATCTATACCGCTTCGTTTAGTTACTACCACAACATCAGCACGCGAGATGTCTCGACTGCGCTCGACATGACGGTCTATAGTTCGCAGGTAAGAGATAGAAGCCTCTGCGAGAAAGAGGTGGTGATAAATCGTTACTGAGCCAGCATCTCGCTCAGCAAACCTTCTTTCAGGGCGTAAGCGGAGGCCGTGATGGAGCGGAAGTTGTAGGCGTTCAGCACCGAATCAATCAGCACGCAGGCTACCACAATCATGTCGGCGCGCAGGGGCGTCATGCCGGGCAGGGCCAAGCGGCCGGCGTGATTGAGGGTGAGCAGCTGGTGGTAGCTGGTTTTGAAGCTTTCGTAGGAAATGAAGGTGGCTGGCTCGGCTTTGCCCACCAGCTCGGGATGGCCGGTGCGGGCAGCCTGCAGGTCGCAGAGCGTATCAAAGGTGCCGCTGGCGCCTACCAAGCCTACGGGCTGGTACTGATGGATGGCAGATGTAAGTGGTGCCAGTACTTCGGCCAGGTAATTTTGCTCGGCCTTGATGTCGGCCTCGGAAAGCGGGTCGTGGGTGAAAAACTTATCAAGCAGGCGCTGAGCGCCAATTTCAAAGCTTTGCTTCCAGAAGGTGCGGTGCGCATCGGCAATGATGAACTCTACCGAGCCGCCGCCAATATCCATGAGCAGGTGCGGCGCATCTCCCAGCGGCACGGCCTGCCGAATACCTTTGGCAATCAGCTCCGCCTCCCGGTCGCCGGCAATGATATCCACCTTAATTCCGGTTTGGTCGAAGATGTCTTCAACTAGGTCGGCGCCGTTGCGGGCTACGCGCACGGCGCTGGTGGCGGTGGCGCGCACTTCCGTTACCTGATGCAGCTCAATCTCTTCCTGAAAAGCGGCCAGCGTGTGCAGAGCGCGGGTATACGCCGCGGGGGCAATTTCACCGTTGCTGATACCGCCTTCGCCCAACTTTACGCCCACTTTGGTGCGCATCAGCACCACCGGCTCCAGGTGGCGCGGTTCCGGCAGCTCCACAATCAGCAGGTGGAACGTGTTGGTGCCCATATCAATCAGGGCCAGGCGGCGGTGTTTGGTAAGAGTGGTCATCAGAAAGTTGAATACGGGCCGCTAACAAGAAAACACCAGGACGCAATACGTTACTGCTACGCCAAAATCACACAAAAAGAACCGCTGCTAGGCAGGGCTGGCAAAGCGGCAGAACGTGCCCAGGGGCAGCTTGCGCGCCGCCTGGTCGTGTAGATAGATTTCGCCGATTTCGCGCGGGCCGGTAGTAGGAGGGAAGATGTCGGTTACGAGGTTATCCAGAATCAGGGCTGAAAACCCGAGCGAGTAGAGGTTGATGAGGAAGAAATGGTCGGTGGGGTCCAGCAGCTCTTTGCAGAGCTTGAGCATTTCGTTCAACTCATCTTCCAGCTGCCACTTTTCGCCGTTAGGCCCCCGGCCGTAGGCGGGTGGGTCCAGAATCAGGCCCTGGTATTTGCTGCCGCGCTTTACTTCGCGCCGCACGTATTTCATGGCATCCTCTACCAGCCAGCGCACCCCATCCAGGTTGGAGGCTTCCATGTTGTCGCGGGCCCAGAAGTTTACCTGCTTCACGGAGTCTAAGTGGGTTACATCGGCGCCGGCGGCGCGGGCGGCCAGCGTGGCGGCGCCGGTGTAGGCAAACAAATTCAGCACGCGCGGCACGGCCGCTTTCCGCAGCTTGGTTTGCTGGTAGATAAACTGCCAGTTAGGGTCCTGCTCTGGAAACAGCCCCACGTGCTTAAACGACGACAGCCCCAACCGGAACCGCAGTTTCAGGCCTTCCTGATCGTAGTTGATAACCCACTGCTCGGGCGTGCCGGGCTTTATTTTCCATTGGCCGCGCTCCTGGCTGCCTTTTTCGCGGGTGAAGGTGGCGTTGGCCCGGTTCCACTCTGCCGCCGACAGCTTCGGGTCCCAGATGGCCTGGGGCTCGGGCCGGGCCAGGATATGTTGCCCAAATCGTTCGAGCTTTTCAAAGTTGCCCGAGTCGATCAGCTCGTAATCAGGCCAGTTGCCGGTGGTCAGGAAAGAATACATAGGGTACAAGCGAAACCGCCCTTGGGCGGGCGGCCAAAGGTAGGGCATTGCTGGTTAAATGGCGGCAGAAGCGCGACCCATGGCAGCGGAGAAAAGGGGTTTCGCACTACGTAATTATCAGTGGCTAACCTGTATCTTACTGTGTCTCCGGCGGCTGGCGCGGCCCGGTATTTACCACGGCCGGAAACGGCTTATTCGCGGTAGCTTTGCAGCCGAAAAGCGGAGACGTTGCTATCAGGCCCACACCTTGGTTATCTACTCTGCTTATCCCTACCTCACCTCTATTATGAAGCTGCAATTCCATAAATACCAAGGCACCGGCAATGATTTTGTAATGATTGACGACCGGGCCCGAAAGTTTGACGCGGCTAACCATACCCTGGTACGCCGCCTCTGCGACCGGCGCCTCGGTATTGGTGCCGACGGCCTGATTCTGCTGCGCAAGCATTTCGACTATGATTTCGAGATGGTGTATTTCAATGCCGATGGCTACGTGGGCTCTATGTGCGGCAACGGCGGCCGGTGCACGGTAGCTTTTGCGCAGTTTCTGGGGGTGATAGAGAATACCACCATTTTTCTGGCCGCCGATGGCCAGCACGAAGGCCGCATAGAGGCCGACGGCACCGTACACCTGCGCATGCAGGATGTGCTAGGGCAGCAGGAAGTAGAAGAAGACGGCATTTTTCTGGATACCGGCTCGCCGCACCTCGTGCGCTTTCTGCCGCCCAGTACGCTGGCGGAACTGAATGTATTTGCTGAAGGCCGCGCCATTCGCTACAACGAGCGGTTCCGGGAGCGGGGCACCAACGTCAATTTTGTGGAAGCTCCTTCTGACCCGGCCCAGCCCTGGCAGGTGCGTACCTATGAGCGCGGCGTAGAAGACGAAACCTTCTCCTGCGGCACCGGGGTAACGGCCGTAGCTCTGGCCGCCTCCCGGCGCGGGGCAGCCAGCCCCGTGCACCTGCGCACCATTGGCGGCGACCTGCGCGTAACCTTTGATGCGCACCCGGATGGCTCCTTCACCCACGTGTTCCTCAGCGGACCCGCCACCCGCGTATTTGAGGGTTCCATTGAGGTGTAGCGTGTATCAATACACACCATAGGAAGCACAAAACTTCTGTCATCCTGAGCTTGCGAAGGACCTTATCACATGTGAACGAACATCATAATAACGACTCGTTCTAGCGGGATAAGGTCCTTCGCAAGCTCAGGATGACAGCGTATTTTATTGCTGGTTTTATTACTTGTTCACTGAATTTCCGCCTGATATAAACCCATGCTCCGGAACGAACTGATTTTCCTGCGTGCGCTGGAAGCCGACGACCTCGACTTTCTCTACAACCTGGAAAATGATGCGGCCTTGTGGGGAGTATCGGATACGCTGGCACCGGTGTCGCGGCACGTGCTGCGCCAGTACCTGGAGCACGCCGCCGCCGATTTTCATGAGGTGAAGCAGCTGCGGCTGGTGATTTGTGCCCAGCCCGATGGCCGGCCGGTGGGTACGCTGGATCTGTTTGATTTTAATCCGCTGCACCAGCGCGCGGGTCTGGGCATTACGGTGCTGGCTACGGAACGCCGGCGGGGCTATGCCGCCGCCGCACTACAGCTGAGTCTGAGTTATGCAGAGCAAACGCTGCGCCTGCATCAGCTGTATTGCACCGTGGAAATATCTAATACGGCCAGTCAGGCGCTTTTTCAGGCCGCTGGTTTTCGCCAGGTAGGCGTGCGGCAGCAGTGGCTGCGCACGGCACAGGGGTGGCAGGATGCCGTAGAGTGGCAGTGTATTCTGGCCGGGTAAATAGGAAAATATCTTTTTGAAGCGGCTCGCCGTATTACGCACTAGATGCTGCCAGGTGTAGCCGGGGCATCGTTGTGTATCGCTATTCATCTCTAGTTCTTCCTCTATGCCCTCCACTACTGCGGCAGGCGCAGCCGCGCGTGCTTCTCAGCCAACCTCAACCGACCCCCAAACTACTGAGCAGTCTTCCACTACCGCTACCACTACCCTTCCCGATTTAGTTTGCTTTGCGCACCTGCACTGGGATTTTGTGTGGCAGCGCCCGCAGCATTTGCTTTCCCGCTTTGCCCAGCAGGGCCGGGTGTTTTATGTAGAGGAACCCTTCTATCACGCCGACGACCTGATTGAGCCGCACCTGGAAATTAAAGAGCGGCAGCACGGCGTGAAAGTAGTAGTGGCACACCTGCCGCAGCGCTTGCGGGCCGATGAAGCTGCCGCCGATGAAGTACAGGCCGCGCTGCTCACGCAGTTTTTTCAGGAGAACAATATTACCGGCAACGTTGCATGGTACTACACGCCCATGGCGCTGGCCAAATCCCGGCATTTGGAAGCCGCCCTTACCGTGTATGACTGCATGGATGAACTGGCGGCCTTCAAGTTTGCGCCGCCCGTGCTGCGCGAGCGGGAGCAGGAGCTTTTCAAAAAAGCAGACCTGGTGTTTACGGGCGGCCACACGCTCTACGAATCCAAGAGCCTGCAGCACCACGATGTGCACCCGTTCCCCAGCAGCATCGACAAAGACCACTTTGGGCAGGCCCGCCAGCACATGGCAGAACCCGCCGACCAGGCAGGTATTCCGTCGCCGCGCGTTGGGTTTTTTGGCGTAGTAGATGAGCGCCTGGATATAGAGTTGCTGGGCCAATTGGCAGCAGCGTATCCGCAGTGGCAATTCGTGATTATTGGGCCTGTAGTAAAGATTGATCCGGCTTTGCTGCCCCGCCACCAGAACATTCATTACCTGGGTGGCAAAGACTATAAGGAACTGCCCAGCTATTTACGGGGTTGGGATGTAGCTACGCTTTTATTCGCTGATAATGAAAGCACTAAATTCATATCGCCCACTAAAACTCCCGAGTACCTGGCGGCCGGTAAGCCAGTAGTTAGCACTCCTATCCGCGACGTGGTGCGCCCTTACGGCGACTTAGGCCTCGTGCACATTGCCTCTAATGCGGAGGATTTTGGAAAAGCTATTGAGCGGGCTCTGGAACAAACTTCCGATGAAGACTGGCGCCAGCGTACCGATGAGTACCTGGAAACCATTAGCTGGGACCTTACCTGGCAGCAAATGGTAGACGTAATGAAGCAGCGCCTGACTACCCGGACAGCCTGATTACCGTATAACCCTTTACCTACCTGTTCTACCCTTCATCCCAAGACCCCTATATATGTTCGATTACCTCATCGTCGGAGCCGGGTTTGCCGGTAGCGTGCTAGCCGAGCGGCTGGCCACCAGGTCTAACAAGAAAGTACTGATAATAGATAAGCGTAACCATATTGGCGGCAACGCTTACGACCACTACAACGAAGATGGCATTCTGGTCCATAAATACGGCCCGCACATTTTTCACACCAACTCGAAGGACGTATTCGAATACCTTTCCAACTTCACCGACTGGCGCCCTTACGAGCACCGCGTATTGGCTTCCGTCGACGGACAGATGGTGCCAATGCCCATCAACCTGGACACCATCAACAAGCTTTACGGCCTCTCGCTGAACAGCTTTGAGGTAGAGCAGTTTCTGGAGTCGCTGGCGGAAAGCATTCCGGTTATCAAAACGTCGGAAGATGTGGTGGTAAGCAAAGTAGGCCGCGAGCTATACGAGAAGTTCTTCCGCAACTATACCCGCAAGCAGTGGGGCATGGACCCCTCGGAGCTGGATAAGTCCGTGACGAGCCGTGTGCCCACCCGCACCAACCGCGACGACCGGTACTTCACCGACACGTACCAGGCTATGCCGCTGCACGGCTACACCCGCATGTTTGAGCGCATGCTGGACCACCCCAATATCAGCATCATGCTGAATACCGATTACCACGATGTAATCGACTTTATTCCCTTCAGGGAAATCATCTTCACCGGCCCGGTAGATGAGTATTTCGATTTCAAGTTCGGCAAGCTGCCCTACCGCTCCCTGGAGTTCAAGCACGAAACGCTGAACACCGAGAAGTTCCTGGCCGCGCCGGTGGTGAACTACCCCAACGAGCACCTCTACACCCGCATTACGGAGTTTAAGGCCCTGACCGGCCAGCAGCACCCCAAGACCAGCGTGGTGTATGAGTACCCCAAAGCGGAAGGGGACCCTTACTACCCCATTCCGCGCCTCGAAAACGCCGAACTGTACAACAAGTACAAAAAGCTGGCCGACGAAACGCCCAACGTGCACTTCGTAGGCCGCCTGGCCACTTACAAGTACTACAACATGGACCAGGTAGTAGCCCAGGCTCTCACGCTCTACAAGAAGCTTACTACCGATAAGCCTACCGAAAAAGCAGCTACCACGCCGCCTATCACGGGCTCGGCTTCCATTATGGAGAAAATTCTTTCCCGGGATCCGGCCAAGGAATAGCGGCAGCGACTCTGCCAACAGCAACGAAAAAGACGGCTATACCAGCCGTCTTTTTTGCGTTATCAGCACGGAGTAATATCAGGTTCTACGCAGTTAAAACGCGTAGCATTAGAATGATAAGAGCCTATTTTGGTCTTCTGCTGTCCAGTAAGGCCAATATCTGCCTACCGTGCTCCAGGTAAGTATTTACTAAAGAATATTCCGTTTCTATACCCGTTATGCTGCCTGGTTTTAGTGTCGGTACGCTTCCACAGCGTAGAATGAGTCGTGAAATAGCAGGCTACTGCCACTCCGACCTTAATAGAAGACCTCGCACACTCTTTGTGGTAGAGAGGTTTCTTGTTTTAAGGGCAGCAATGCGTATGACGGGTTTTTCCCGAAAAACGCCGTAAATTTGAGGTACGCCCCGGCGTTTTCAGTCAATATCTACCAGCATGTTTGATTTTTTAGGGAAGGCAGTTGCCAAAGTGTTCGGGACCAAGTCCGAGCGGGATTTGAAAGAGATTCTGCCGTATGTGGCACTCATCAATGCCGAATATGCCAAACTGGCACCGCTCACCGACGACCAGCTGCGCCAGCACTCTGCTGAGGTACGCGCCCGGATTGACGAGCGTCTCAAAGGCATCGACGACCAGATTGGCGGCCTGCATCAGCGCATTGCCGATGAGCCCAACTTGGACATCATCGAGAAAGAAAAAATCTTCGACCAGATTGATGCGCTGGAAAAGCAGCGGAACAAGGATCTGGAAGTAGTACTGCTGGAAGTATTGCCGGCGGCCTTTGCCACCGTAAAGGAAACCGCCCGCCGCTACAAGGAAAATGGCCAGCTGGTGGTTACTGCTACGGATTTCGACCGGGAAATTTCCCGTCGCAAAGCCAACGTAACCATTCAGGGTGACCAGGCTATCTGGAGCAACAAGTGGATTGCCGGCGGTGCCGAAATCACCTGGGACATGGTGCATTACGACGTGCAGCTGATTGGCGGCGTGGTACTGCACCAGGGTAAAATTGCCGAAATGGCCACCGGTGAAGGTAAAACGCTGGTATCTACCTTGCCCGCGTTCCTCAACGCGCTGGCCCGCCGTGGCGTGCACCTGGTTACGGTGAACGACTACCTGGCCAAGCGTGACTCCGAATGGAATGCGCCGCTGTTCGAGTTCCACGGCATCACCGTGGACTGCATCGATAAGCACCAGCCTAACACTGATGCCCGTCGTGCGGCCTACGCCGCCGACATCACCTACGGCACCAACAACGAATTCGGCTTCGACTACCTGCGCGACAACATGGCCCGCGAAACCGGCGAGCTGGTGCAGCGCAAGCACCACTACGCCATGGTGGACGAAGTGGACTCCGTTTTGATTGACGATGCCCGGACCCCGCTTATCATCTCCGGCCCCGTGCCCCGTGGTGATGTGCACGAGTTCCTGATCCTGAAGCCCCGCATTGAGCAGCTGGTAAACGAGCAGAAAAAGCTGGTGCAGCAGTACCTGGTAGAGGCTCGCAAGCTCATTAAAGAAGGCAACGACGGCGTGAAGGAAGGCGAAGGTGGCCTGATGCTGTTCCGCGCTTACCGCGGCCTGCCCAAGAGCAAGCCGCTTATCAAATTCCTCTCGGAGTCTGGTATGCGCGTGGTGCTGCAGAAAGTGGAAAACCACTACATGCAGGACAACTCGCGGCAGATGCCCGAGGCCGACAAGCCCCTGTTCTTCACTATTGATGAGAAGAACAACCAGATTGAGCTGACAGAGCGCGGCATCGACCTGATTACGGCCCAGGGCGAAGATCCGCACCTGTTCATCATGCCCGACATCGGGATGGAAATTGCGGCCATTGAAAACAGCAAAATCATCAGCGACGACGATAAGCTGCACCAGAAGGAGCAGCTGATCAACGACTATCAGGAGAAGAGCGAGCGGGTACACACCGTAAGCCAGCTGCTGAAAGCCTACACCCTGTTTGAGCGCGACGACCAGTATATCCTGTCCGACGACGGCAAGGTGAAGATTGTGGATGAGCAGACAGGCCGCGTGATGGAAGGCCGACGCTACTCCGATGGTCTGCACCAGGCCATTGAAGCCAAGGAAAACGTGCGCATCGAAGACGCCACGCAAACCTACGCCACCGTAACGCTGCAGAACTACTTCCGCATGTACCACAAGCTGGGCGGCATGACGGGTACGGCCGAAACCGAAGCCGGCGAGTTCTGGGAAATCTATAAGCTGGATGTGGTGGTAGTGCCCACCAACCGCGGCATTTCCCGCAAGGATGAGCACGACAAGGTATACAAGACTGTGCGCGAGAAGTACAACGCCGTAGCCGAGGAAATTCAGACCCTGGTGAAAGCCGGCCGCCCCGTGCTGGTAGGTACCACCTCGGTAGAAATTTCCGAGCTGGTGAGCCGCATGCTGAAGCTGCGCAACATCCCGCACCAGGTACTGAACGCCAAGCAGAACCAGCGCGAAGCTGAGATTGTAGCCGGCGCCGGTCATCCCGGCACCGTGACCATCGCCACCAACATGGCTGGTCGGGGTACCGATATTAAGCTGCGCGGCACCGCGAAAGAATCGGGTGGTTTGGCCATTATTGGTACCGAGCGCCACGAGTCACGCCGCGTAGACCGCCAGCTGCGGGGTCGGGCCGGCCGTCAGGGCGACCCGGGTTCTTCCCAGTTCTTCGTTTCGCTGGAAGACAACCTGATGCGTCTGTTCGGCTCGGAACGCATTGCCAAACTCATGGACCGCATGGGTCTGGAAGAAGGCGAAGTGATTCAGCACTCCATGATTACCAGCTCTATTGAGCGCGCCCAGAAGAAAGTCGAAGAAAACAACTTCGGCATCCGGAAGCGCCTGCTGGAGTATGATGACGTGATGAACGCCCAGCGCGAGGTGGTATACAAGCGCCGCCGCAACGCCCTGTTTGGCGAGCGTTTGGAGCTGGACGTGTGGAACATGATTTACGATGTGTGCGAAAACATCGTGGCCGCCCACAAAGTCACCAACGACTTCGAGGACTTCAAGTTGGCGGTTATTCGCCTGTTCAGCTATGACACGCACCTCACCGCCCAGGACCTGACCAGCCTGCCCGCGGCCCAGCTCACCCAGAAGCTGTATGATGAGGCCTTGGGTTACTACGATGACAAGAGCCGCGTGATTGGCGAGCATGCCCTGCCGCTCATCAACGACCTGATTTCGCAGAACGCCCCCTACGAGAACATTGCCGTTCCCTTCACCGATGGCCGCAAGCAGATTCAGTCGGTGGTAAACCTGCGCCGGGCCCAGGCCAACAAAGGCCAGGAGCTGATTCGCGGCATGGAGAAGGTGGTAACGCTGTCGGTGATTGACACGGCCTGGACGCAGCACCTGCGCTCCATGGACGACCTGAAGCAGGTGGTACAGAACGCCGTGTACGAGCAGAAAGACCCGCTGCTGATCTACAAGTTCGAGTCGTTT carries:
- the secA gene encoding preprotein translocase subunit SecA, yielding MFDFLGKAVAKVFGTKSERDLKEILPYVALINAEYAKLAPLTDDQLRQHSAEVRARIDERLKGIDDQIGGLHQRIADEPNLDIIEKEKIFDQIDALEKQRNKDLEVVLLEVLPAAFATVKETARRYKENGQLVVTATDFDREISRRKANVTIQGDQAIWSNKWIAGGAEITWDMVHYDVQLIGGVVLHQGKIAEMATGEGKTLVSTLPAFLNALARRGVHLVTVNDYLAKRDSEWNAPLFEFHGITVDCIDKHQPNTDARRAAYAADITYGTNNEFGFDYLRDNMARETGELVQRKHHYAMVDEVDSVLIDDARTPLIISGPVPRGDVHEFLILKPRIEQLVNEQKKLVQQYLVEARKLIKEGNDGVKEGEGGLMLFRAYRGLPKSKPLIKFLSESGMRVVLQKVENHYMQDNSRQMPEADKPLFFTIDEKNNQIELTERGIDLITAQGEDPHLFIMPDIGMEIAAIENSKIISDDDKLHQKEQLINDYQEKSERVHTVSQLLKAYTLFERDDQYILSDDGKVKIVDEQTGRVMEGRRYSDGLHQAIEAKENVRIEDATQTYATVTLQNYFRMYHKLGGMTGTAETEAGEFWEIYKLDVVVVPTNRGISRKDEHDKVYKTVREKYNAVAEEIQTLVKAGRPVLVGTTSVEISELVSRMLKLRNIPHQVLNAKQNQREAEIVAGAGHPGTVTIATNMAGRGTDIKLRGTAKESGGLAIIGTERHESRRVDRQLRGRAGRQGDPGSSQFFVSLEDNLMRLFGSERIAKLMDRMGLEEGEVIQHSMITSSIERAQKKVEENNFGIRKRLLEYDDVMNAQREVVYKRRRNALFGERLELDVWNMIYDVCENIVAAHKVTNDFEDFKLAVIRLFSYDTHLTAQDLTSLPAAQLTQKLYDEALGYYDDKSRVIGEHALPLINDLISQNAPYENIAVPFTDGRKQIQSVVNLRRAQANKGQELIRGMEKVVTLSVIDTAWTQHLRSMDDLKQVVQNAVYEQKDPLLIYKFESFELFKRMIGKVNEDTVQFLFRADIPSQQGEAAEPEFYVEDELPQPAPKPKLKAQKEVSTTSLGAGPEDLEQDGAMTQVLEKQQPARSQKIANRNDKVSVQYMDGRIVRDVKYKSVEDDVVNNRAVLID